From the Conger conger chromosome 14, fConCon1.1, whole genome shotgun sequence genome, one window contains:
- the LOC133110306 gene encoding transcription factor 15-like, with product MTFTMLRPMATHLIYPDLSRMSEDEENRSESDGSSEQSYGCCAGVTKRRRVAHLSGVSGVVLVQQRSSANARERDRTQSVNLAFTALRTLIPTEPVDRKLSKIETLRLASSYISHLANVLLIGDGNGEGQPCLSAVYSTGDGDTKQPRTICTFCLSNQRKGVKDGRDCLKMRGVNPLHMSCR from the exons ATGACGTTCACCATGCTGAGGCCTATGGCGACCCACCTGATTTATCCTGACCTGAGCAGGATGTCCGAGGACGAGGAGAATCGTAGCGAGAGTGATGGCAGCTCGGAACAGAGCTACGGATGCTGCGCCGGTGTCACCAAGCGCCGGAGGGTGGCCCATTTGTCCGGTGTCAGTGGAGTTGTTCTGGTTCAGCAGCGGAGCTCTGCCAACGCAAGAGAGCGTGACCGGACCCAAAGCGTCAACCTGGCGTTCACCGCACTGCGAACCCTCATACCCACTGAGCCAGTGGACAGAAAGCTCTCCAAAATTGAAACTCTTCGCTTGGCGTCTAGCTATATCTCACACCTTGCTAACGTCCTACTAATTGGAGACGGCAACGGAGAAGGACAGCCGTGTCTAAGCGCCGTGTACAGTACAGGAGACGGAGACACGAAACAGCCCAGGACAATATGCACATTCTGCCTTAGTAACCAGAGAAAAGGG gtGAAAGACGGACGGGACTGTTTAAAGATGAGGGGTGTCAATCCGCTGCACATGAGCTGCAGATAA